In one Oxyura jamaicensis isolate SHBP4307 breed ruddy duck chromosome 14, BPBGC_Ojam_1.0, whole genome shotgun sequence genomic region, the following are encoded:
- the DCTN5 gene encoding dynactin subunit 5 isoform X1, producing MELGEMLYNKSEYIETASGNKVSRQSVLCGSQNIVLNGKTIVMNDCIIRGDLANVRVGRHCVVKSRSVIRPPFKKFSKGVAFFPLHIGDHVFIEEDCVVNAAQIGSYVHIGKNCVIGRRCVLKDCCKILDNTVLPPETVVPPFTVFSGCPGLFSGELPECTQELMIDVTKSYYQKFLPLTQTLESRKALEREVPCLSQNSVQQKVGN from the exons ATGGAGCTGGGGGAGATGCTCTACAACAAGTCCGAGTACATCGAGACG GCATCGGGTAACAAGGTGAGCCGGCAGTCGGTGCTGTGCGGCAGCCAGAACATCGTCCTCAACGGCAAG acGATAGTCATGAACGACTGCATCATCCGCGGCGACCTGGCCAACGTGCGGGTGGGGCGGCACTGCGTGGTGAAAAGCCGCAGCGTCATCAGGCCGCCCTTCAAGAAGTTTAGCAAAGG ggttgctttctttcctctccacaTTGGTGATCATGTGTTCATAGAAGAGGACTGTGTTGTCAACGCAGCCCAGATTGGCTCCTACGTCCACATAGGCAAGAACTGTGTCATT GGTCGTAGATGCGTTTTGAAAGACTGCTGCAAGATCTTAGACAACACAGTACTGCCTCCCGAAACAGTAGTCCCGCCTTTCACAGTCTTCTCGGGCTGCCCAG GACTCTTCTCTGGTGAACTCCCGGAGTGTACCCAGGAGCTCATGATTGACGTTACAAAGAGCTATTACCAGAAGTTCTTGCCACTCACCCAG ACCTTAGAGAGCCGAAAGGCTTTGGAAAGAGAAGTACCGTGCCTCTCTCAGAACTCAGTGCAGCAGAAAGTGgggaattaa
- the DCTN5 gene encoding dynactin subunit 5 isoform X2, protein MELGEMLYNKSEYIETASGNKVSRQSVLCGSQNIVLNGKTIVMNDCIIRGDLANVRVGRHCVVKSRSVIRPPFKKFSKGVAFFPLHIGDHVFIEEDCVVNAAQIGSYVHIGKNCVIGRRCVLKDCCKILDNTVLPPETVVPPFTVFSGCPGLFSGELPECTQELMIDVTKSYYQKFLPLTQVASARV, encoded by the exons ATGGAGCTGGGGGAGATGCTCTACAACAAGTCCGAGTACATCGAGACG GCATCGGGTAACAAGGTGAGCCGGCAGTCGGTGCTGTGCGGCAGCCAGAACATCGTCCTCAACGGCAAG acGATAGTCATGAACGACTGCATCATCCGCGGCGACCTGGCCAACGTGCGGGTGGGGCGGCACTGCGTGGTGAAAAGCCGCAGCGTCATCAGGCCGCCCTTCAAGAAGTTTAGCAAAGG ggttgctttctttcctctccacaTTGGTGATCATGTGTTCATAGAAGAGGACTGTGTTGTCAACGCAGCCCAGATTGGCTCCTACGTCCACATAGGCAAGAACTGTGTCATT GGTCGTAGATGCGTTTTGAAAGACTGCTGCAAGATCTTAGACAACACAGTACTGCCTCCCGAAACAGTAGTCCCGCCTTTCACAGTCTTCTCGGGCTGCCCAG GACTCTTCTCTGGTGAACTCCCGGAGTGTACCCAGGAGCTCATGATTGACGTTACAAAGAGCTATTACCAGAAGTTCTTGCCACTCACCCAG GTGGCCTCTGCCAGGGTCTAA